From Anaerohalosphaera lusitana, one genomic window encodes:
- a CDS encoding alpha/beta hydrolase family protein, which produces MSYNYKFARFALITALAFWLAISASASSNSDYDPLDIPADHEPEIIDTAVHDRARSRDIPLRIYLPASDSAAPVLLFSHGLGGSCKNNAYLANHWTARGYAAVFVQHPGSDNSVWKSVEPRQRLAAMQKAANGRNWLLRVRDIPVVIDRLEEWNAQTEHPLQNKLDLTRIGMSGHSFGAQTTQAVSGQTTHPRFSFTEPRIKAAVMFSPNCPKNLTPEQAFSRVKIPWMLMTGTKDTSVIGNATVESRLSVFGALPPGSKYELVLHDAEHSAFGDRALPGDTEPRNPNHHRAIVALTTAFWDAHLKNDTSARNWLNGPGPRTVLEPKDRWQTK; this is translated from the coding sequence ATGTCTTATAACTACAAATTCGCCCGTTTCGCTCTAATTACGGCCTTGGCATTCTGGCTTGCCATTTCTGCCTCCGCCTCGAGCAACTCCGACTATGATCCGCTGGATATTCCAGCCGACCACGAGCCCGAGATCATTGACACTGCTGTCCATGACCGAGCACGCTCCAGAGACATACCTTTGCGTATCTATCTTCCCGCATCCGATTCGGCCGCTCCTGTGCTGCTCTTCAGCCATGGCCTGGGCGGCTCATGCAAAAACAACGCCTATCTCGCAAACCATTGGACAGCAAGGGGTTACGCAGCCGTTTTCGTCCAGCACCCCGGCAGCGACAACTCCGTCTGGAAAAGCGTTGAGCCCAGACAACGCCTGGCCGCCATGCAAAAAGCCGCAAACGGTCGAAACTGGCTCCTCCGAGTTCGCGACATCCCCGTGGTGATCGACCGGCTCGAAGAATGGAACGCCCAAACCGAACACCCCCTGCAGAATAAGCTCGACCTGACCCGCATAGGTATGTCAGGCCACTCCTTCGGTGCCCAGACCACCCAGGCAGTCTCAGGACAGACGACCCATCCTCGCTTTTCATTCACCGAGCCCCGCATAAAGGCTGCCGTAATGTTCAGCCCCAACTGCCCCAAGAACCTCACCCCCGAACAGGCATTCAGCCGGGTAAAGATCCCCTGGATGCTCATGACCGGCACCAAAGACACATCCGTCATCGGCAATGCGACCGTCGAATCCCGCCTGTCGGTCTTCGGCGCCCTGCCGCCCGGCAGCAAATACGAACTCGTCCTCCACGACGCCGAACATTCCGCATTCGGTGATCGCGCCCTGCCCGGCGACACCGAACCGCGCAATCCCAACCACCACCGCGCAATCGTCGCTTTGACGACTGCTTTCTGGGATGCGCATCTGAAAAATGACACCAGCGCCCGCAACTGGCTCAACGGCCCCGGACCCCGAACCGTCCTGGAACCAAAAGACCGCTGGCAAACAAAATAG
- a CDS encoding RHS repeat-associated core domain-containing protein, giving the protein MTAFANPYMYTGRRYDPETGLYYYRARMYSPTLGRFLQPDLIGYADGSRNQVSILFASGLLVPGRFGVRGR; this is encoded by the coding sequence CTGACCGCTTTCGCCAACCCGTACATGTACACCGGCAGACGCTACGACCCCGAGACCGGCCTGTACTACTACCGTGCCCGCATGTACAGCCCAACCCTCGGCCGATTCCTCCAGCCCGACCTAATAGGCTACGCCGACGGCAGCCGGAATCAAGTGTCTATTTTGTTTGCCAGCGGTCTTTTGGTTCCAGGACGGTTCGGGGTCCGGGGCCGTTGA
- a CDS encoding RHS repeat-associated core domain-containing protein — protein sequence MIYDAAGRRISKAVGGDTTEYVYDGDQVIAEYDDSGEIIRKYIYSPGIDEPICMIAGSDTYWYHRDGLGSVVALSKYDSSAGFASIVERYTYDPFGQTTVCDGNGTPRQDNLTAFANPYQYTGRRYDPETGLYYYRARMYDTELGRFLQPDPIGYADGMNMYAYVGNNPTTFIDPLGLRQWSGLLRPNAMVRIQAKSGKRERHHISDVTDLVMVLIEHAVSKDEIVSFEYYGHGDTSGEGLNIEVKDKKSYITGIFTEGNSVVDNKNAYGLGALRGIIEGAFAVDAKISLNACYSANGKNSIASGFKEILPNADVFGYTGVAMVDPLFGKSHPADSGSEFVEMKSDTKGCENES from the coding sequence GTGATCTACGATGCCGCGGGTCGCCGCATCAGCAAGGCAGTCGGCGGCGACACCACCGAATACGTCTACGATGGCGACCAGGTCATTGCTGAATACGATGATTCGGGCGAGATTATACGCAAATATATTTACAGCCCCGGCATCGATGAGCCGATATGCATGATAGCCGGCAGCGATACGTACTGGTATCACCGCGACGGCCTTGGCAGCGTTGTTGCTCTTTCAAAATATGACAGTTCGGCCGGTTTCGCTTCGATCGTCGAACGATATACCTACGACCCGTTCGGCCAGACTACGGTTTGCGACGGCAATGGAACCCCGCGTCAGGACAATCTGACCGCCTTCGCCAACCCGTACCAATACACCGGCAGACGTTACGACCCCGAGACCGGCCTGTACTACTACCGCGCCCGTATGTACGATACCGAACTTGGCCGATTCCTCCAGCCCGACCCAATAGGCTACGCCGACGGCATGAACATGTACGCCTACGTCGGCAATAATCCGACCACCTTTATTGATCCTTTGGGGTTAAGGCAATGGTCGGGTTTATTGCGCCCTAATGCTATGGTACGTATTCAAGCAAAGAGTGGGAAAAGAGAGCGACATCATATTTCGGACGTTACTGACTTAGTAATGGTTTTAATAGAACATGCGGTCTCCAAGGATGAGATTGTTAGTTTTGAGTATTATGGTCATGGCGATACTTCAGGTGAAGGATTGAACATAGAAGTAAAGGACAAGAAAAGTTATATAACAGGAATTTTCACTGAGGGGAACTCTGTTGTAGATAATAAAAATGCATATGGCTTAGGTGCATTAAGGGGGATTATCGAAGGAGCTTTTGCTGTGGATGCAAAGATTAGTTTAAATGCTTGTTATTCTGCCAATGGGAAAAACAGCATTGCAAGCGGATTTAAGGAAATTTTGCCAAATGCAGATGTCTTTGGTTATACAGGTGTTGCGATGGTAGATCCATTATTTGGCAAATCCCATCCCGCTGATTCCGGAAGTGAATTTGTTGAAATGAAATCTGATACAAAAGGATGTGAGAATGAAAGCTAA